In Camelus dromedarius isolate mCamDro1 chromosome 3, mCamDro1.pat, whole genome shotgun sequence, one DNA window encodes the following:
- the LOC105093488 gene encoding olfactory receptor 6F1 produces the protein MGTDNETLPQDFLLLGFPGSQFLQLSLFMLFLVMYILTVGGNTAILMLVSTSHQLHTPMYFFLSNLSFLEIWYTTAAVPKALAILLGRSQIISFTSCLLQMYLVFSLGCTEYFLLAAMAYDRYLAICYPLHYGVIMNSLLSVQLALGSWVCGFLAIAVPTALISSLSFCGPHTINHFFCDIAPWIALACTSTRPVELVSFVIASVVILSSCLITLVSYVYIISTILRIPSAKGRSKAFSTCSSHLTVVLIWYGSTIFLHVRTSIKEALNLTKAVHVLNTVVTPVLNPFIYTLRNREVRETLLKKWKGK, from the coding sequence ATGGGCACAGACAATGAAACTCTCCCCCAAGACTTTCTGCTGTTGGGTTTTCCTGGGTCCCAGTTCCTTCAGCTCTCCCTTTTCATGCTTTTTCTGGTTATGTACATTCTCACAGTTGGTGGTAACACGGCTATCTTGATGTTGGTGAGTACCTCCCACCAGCtacacacccccatgtacttctttcTGAGTAATCTATCTTTCCTGGAGATTTGGTACACCACAGCTGCAGTCCCCAAAGCCCTGGCCATCCTCCTGGGGAGAAGCCAAATCATATCATTTACCAGCTGCCTTTTGCAGATGTACCTAGTTTTCTCACTGGGCTGCACAGAGTACTTCCTCCTGGCAGCCATGGCTTACGACCGCTATCTGGCCATCTGTTACCCTCTCCACTACGGGGTCATCATGAATAGCCTCCTCTCAGTGCAGCTGGCCCTAGGCTCCTGGGTCTGTGGTTTCTTGGCCATCGCAGTGCCCACAGCCCTCATCAGCAGCCTGTCCTTCTGCGGCCCCCACACCATCAACCACTTCTTCTGTGACATTGCACCCTGGATTGCCCTGGCGTGTACCAGCACCCGGCCAGTGGAACTTGTGAGCTTTGTGATTGCTTCTGTGGTCATCCTGAGTTCCTGCCTTATCACCCTGGTCTCCTACGTCTACATCATCAGTACCATCCTCAGGATTCCCTCAGCCAAGGGCAGAAGcaaagccttctccacctgctcctcaCATCTCACTGTGGTGCTCATCTGGTATGGGTCCACAATCTTCCTTCACGTCCGCACCTCCATCAAAGAAGCCTTGAACCTCACCAAAGCTGTCCATGTCCTGAACACCGTGGTAACTCCAGTTCTAAACCCTTTCATCTACACTCTCCGTAACAGGGAAGTACGAGAAACTCTGCTGAAGAAATGGAAGGGAAAGTAA
- the LOC105093509 gene encoding olfactory receptor 14A16 produces the protein MDNLTSGSTFFLMGFTDIREIQILHAMLFLLIYLAALLGNLLIILVTTKDHCLHTPMYFFLKNLSFLDLGLISITVPKSITNSLMNYNTISFLGCVSQVFFFFSLATTEVALLTVMSYDRYVAICHPLRYDSIMSRGSCVRMAASSWLSGGLNAILHTASTFSTPTCGSPEVHQFFCDVPQLLSLACSPNTGEFVVIGLSLVFDFGCFVFIDISYIYIFSTVLRMPSREGRARVFSTCLPHLIVVTLFLSSGFFAYLHPLPKSPSLSDLLISVFYTVVPPTMNPLIYSLRNKDMKTALKKLRMTRVCQLS, from the coding sequence ATGGACAACTTGACCTCTGGGAGCACATTCTTTCTTATGGGGTTTACTGACATTCGGGAGATCCAGATTTTACACGCCATGCTCTTTCTGCTAATTTACCTGGCAGCCCTACTTGGGAATCTTCTCATCATCTTAGTCACCACCAAGGACCATTGCCTTCACACCCCTATGTACTTCTTCCTGAAGAATTTGTCCTTTCTGGATCTTGGCCTCATTTCCATCACTGTCCCCAAATCCATCACAAACTCTCTGATGAATTACAACACCATTTCATTCCTTGGATGTGTCTCGCAggtgttcttctttttctccttagctACTACAGAAGTAGCGCTCCTCACAGTCATGTCCTATGACCGCTATGTTGCCATCTGCCACCCACTCAGATATGACAGCATCATGAGCCGTGGATCCTGTGTGCGGATGGCTGCCTCTTCGTGGCTCAGCGGAGGTCTCAATGCAATCCTGCATACGGCTTCGACCTTCTCCACACCCACGTGTGGGTCTCCTGAAGTCCATCAGTTCTTCTGTGATGTCCCGCAACTGCTCTCTCTTGCCTGTTCACCCAACACTGGGGAATTCGTAGTCATCGGACTCAGCCTAGTGTTCGATTTTGGCTGTTTCGTGTTTATTGATATTTCTTACATTTACATCTTCTCCACTGTGCTGAGGATGCCCTCCAGAGAAGGCAGGGCCAGAGTTTTCTCCACCTGCTTGCCTCACCTCATCGTTGtgactctgtttctctcttctggGTTTTTTGCCTATTTACACCCCTTACCCAAATCTCCATCACTTTCGGACTTGCTGATTTCAGTATTCTATACTGTGGTGCCACCCACCATGAACCCTCTCATCTACAGTCTGAGAAATAAGGATATGAAGACGGCCCTAAAGAAACTGAGAATGACCAGAGTTTGTCAACTAAGTTAG
- the LOC105093510 gene encoding olfactory receptor 14A16-like — protein MAEKVTNVTRLREFLLMGLPDDQVLQTLYVTFFFLIYLAALMGNLLIVTLTSTDQHLQSPMYFFLKNLALIDICYISVIVPKSIINSLTKSHSISFMGCASQIFLFIFFAGAEYALLIVMSYDRYVAICQPLYYEAIMNRGTRWQMVTAAWSSGCVYGSIHVAGTFSVRFCGPYVVHHFYCDVPSLLTLACPGEHMLEYAFMIASCTLASVCFLFLIAFYIYIFSAVLRIPAARGRFKSFSTCIPHLAVVTLFLFSGIVTYLGTGYKSASSLNLFMSVLYTMVPPSLNPLIYSLRNKAVKAALGKILLLKCYQKHKYPAVPKPPDRHTK, from the coding sequence ATGGCTGAGAAAGTAACAAATGTGACCAGACTAAGGGAATTTTTGCTCATGGGACTCCCTGATGACCAGGTGCTACAAACACTGTATGTTACATTCTTCTTCCTGATTTACCTGGCAGCACTGATGGGCAACCTCCTTATTGTCACCCTCACCTCCACTGACCAGCATCTCCAGTCCCCCATGTATTTCTTCCTAAAGAATTTGGCTTTGATTGATATCTGCTATATCTCCGTCATTGTGCCCAAATCCATCATAAACTCTCTGACCAAAAGCCATTCCATCTCTTTCATGGGATGTGCCtcccaaatttttctttttatttttttcgcTGGCGCAGAGTACGCCCTCCTTATAGTCATGTCCTATGACCGCTATGTTGCCATCTGCCAGCCTCTGTACTATGAGGCCATCATGAATAGAGGCACCCGTTGGCAGATGGTGACTGCAGCATGGTCGAGTGGGTGTGTCTATGGATCCATTCACGTGGCAGGTACGTTCTCTGTCCGCTTCTGTGGGCCCTACGTAGTGCATCACTTCTATTGTGATGTCCCGTCGCTGCTCACGCTTGCTTGCCCTGGAGAGCACATGCTAGAATATGCATTTATGATTGCTAGCTGTACTTTGGCCTCTGTCTGCTTCCTTTTCCTGATTGCCTTTTACATCTATATTTTCTCAGCTGTCCTGAGAATTCCAGCTGCACGAGGCAGGTTCAAAAGTTTCTCTACCTGCATACCACACCTCGCTGTGGTGaccttgtttctcttttctggtaTTGTCACTTACTTGGGGACCGGCTATAAATCGGCATCATCACTAAATCTTTTCATGTCTGTGTTATACACTATGGTACCGCCCAGCCTGAACCCTCTCATCTATAGTCTGAGGAACAAGGCTGTGAAGGCAGCCCTAGGCAAAATACTGCTGTTAAAATGTTACCAAAAACATAAATACCCTGCTGTCCCTAAGCCACCTGACAGACACACTAAATAA